The Dioscorea cayenensis subsp. rotundata cultivar TDr96_F1 chromosome 19, TDr96_F1_v2_PseudoChromosome.rev07_lg8_w22 25.fasta, whole genome shotgun sequence genome includes a window with the following:
- the LOC120250057 gene encoding LOW QUALITY PROTEIN: metallophosphoesterase 1-like (The sequence of the model RefSeq protein was modified relative to this genomic sequence to represent the inferred CDS: inserted 2 bases in 1 codon), with the protein MAAWWSSALPLLLIASAVFINEWITNPTCTTSGHPSNGDMLRSGDLRVMMVSDLLLGDSDADLAQRLARHTFLSKALRKSVEMVRPDMIVVLGDLSAGGSDLNVGKWLDELQEFQWMLGPYVGLPMHVVLGERDMGRCGELNEEFIGGIAGYLPGMDSAGCGAFVMKKVTFVSLNGVALQCKDGQLRFGVERVIERESMELRSTXVQETDGNGDVGVDEFQWRDNGVESGSGPVVLVHFPLHQMGVDYNGGTSSTEDDFWIASSIGFGSYNDSVIVGVKQYESVDSLPVNATQYIIHALKPRIVFSAHTHSFHDQIHSDGTREVTIPALRWAPVTNKKLGIARFTR; encoded by the exons ATGGCGGCGTGGTGGTCCTCGGCCCTCCCTCTCCTCCTTATCGCTTCAGCGGTTTTCATCAACGAGTGGATCACGAATCCGACCTGCACCACCTCCGGCCACCCCAGCAATGGTGATATGCTGCGCTCTGGTGATCTTCGGGTTATGATGGTCTCCGATCTCCTCCTCGGTGATTCCGACGCTGACCTTGCCCAGCGTCTCGCTCGTCATACTTTCCTATCTAAAGCCCTCAga AAATCTGTGGAGATGGTGAGGCCTGATATGATTGTAGTTTTGGGGGATCTCTCTGCTGGAGGATCGGATTTGAATGTTGGGAAGTGGTTGGATGAGTTGCAGGAGTTTCAGTGGATGCTGGGACCTTATGTAGGGCTGCCTATGCATGTTGTTTTGGGTGAGAGGGATATGGGGAGGTGTGGTGAACTGAATGAGGAGTTCATTGGTGGGATTGCTGGTTATTTGCCTGGGATGGACTCTGCTGGTTGTGGGGCTTTTGTGATGAAAAAGGTTACCTTTGTTTCCCTTAATGGTGTTGCACTGCAGTGCAAGGATGGTCAGTTGAGGTttggggttgagagggttataGAGAGGGAAAGCATGGAGTTGAGGAGCAC GGTGCAGGAGACTGATGGAAATGGTGATGTTGGTGTAGATGAATTCCAGTGGAGAGACAATGGAGTGGAATCTGGTTCCGGCCCTGTTGTTTTGGTCCATTTTCCATTGCACCAGATGGGTGTTGATTACAATGGTGGAACTAGTTCAACAGAAGATGATTTCTGGATAGCTTCTTCCATAGGTTTTGGGAGTTATAATGATAG TGTGATCGTTGGCGTAAAACAATATGAGTCAGTAGACAGTCTTCCTGTGAATGCAACCCAATATATCATCCATGCTCTTAAACCAAG GATTGTGTTTAGCGCTCATACCCATAGTTTCCATGATCAGATACACAGTGATGGTACAAGGGAGGTGACCATTCCAGCCTTGAGGTGGGCTCCAG TGACCAACAAAAAGCTTGGCATTGCCCGGTTCACACGTTGA
- the LOC120283298 gene encoding pollen receptor-like kinase 4, with amino-acid sequence MRLCLYFNCFIIFLFVFCREVLSDSDDRYLKDEYYALIALKQAFSNPPFAANWSGEQCSVNSSSWLGLQCINNRVVSISLSGLGLSGLIGDPLILANLTELTLLSLKNNSIYGAMMNFSYNQKLTIIDLSLNSFTGPISTSLTTLNVLQSLHLNRNQFNGSIPPLNQSTLKSFDVSFNSLSGEIPSTVTLRSFGPRAYFGNPGLCGVPTFKTCVISEEKHNKIKEFLLKPSLISILIILDIILLLVQAYSLYVFYKKSHNKDQRQKINDNPKTTTTAATTSTTTNTSSFYTDMMMHVDRQMKVTLMNGSEGESLDLKELLQSPAEGLGKGNFGSCYKTTMDSGSLLPMATSSTVFMVNALHTYNNLHSSTKYIKLHYLTLTSYYQYDILGGRGGNRRAFQWNTRLEVAKGVAKAMAYLHKMTTTNDNNNLNDTNFIIPHGNLKASNVLLDDNDTPLLTDYALTPLFPPPLAANFMLAYKSPEHLRWRKVSNKSDVWSYGCLLVELITGKFPKYSSPEGGNGVDLGNWIHKAVREEWTNEVFDMEISGKRKADKGMYMLLQIALRCCEKSPEKRPEMEEVVEEVVAIKPCMAEEDEDEDEVEAESTSTSN; translated from the exons ATGAGACTCTGTTTATACTTTAACTGTttcatcatcttcctctttGTCTTCTGCAGAGAAGTTCTAAGTGACAGTGATGACCGGTATCTCAAAGACGAGTACTATGCGCTCATCGCACTTAAGCAAGCTTTCAGCAACCCGCCTTTCGCTGCCAATTGGTCTGGTGAGCAGTGCTCTGTTAACAGTTCTTCATGGTTAGGCCTCCAGTGCATCAACAATCGTGTCGTCTCCATCTCTCTTTCCGGTCTAGGCCTCTCTGGCCTGATCGGAGACCCGCTTATCCTTGCCAACCTCACCGAGCTCACTCTCCTCAGTCTCAAGAACAACTCCATCTACGGCGCCATGATGAACTTCTCTTACAACCAGAAACTCACCATCATTGACCTTTCCCTGAACTCATTCACTGGTCCCATCTCAACCTCACTAACAACTCTCAATGTCCTGCAATCACTACATCTCAACAGGAACCAGTTCAATGGATCAATCCCTCCCTTAAACCAATCAACACTGAAATCATTTGATGTCTCCTTCAACAGCCTCTCCGGCGAGATCCCTTCCACCGTCACTCTCCGATCATTCGGTCCCAGAGCCTATTTTGGCAACCCAGGTTTATGCGGTGTACCAACCTTCAAAACCTGTGTGATTTCTGAAGAGAAACACAATAAGATCAAAGAGTTCTTGCTAAAACCATCACTCATCTCCATTTTGATTATTCTTGACATCATTCTGCTTCTTGTTCAAGCATACAGCCTCTATGTCTTCTACAAGAAATCCCACAACAAAGATCAGAGGCAGAAGATCAATGACAATCCCAAAACTACTACTACTGCTGCTACTACTAGTACTACTACAAATACATCTTCTTTTTACACTGACATGATGATGCATGTTGATAGACAAATGAAGGTGACACTCATGAATGGATCAGAAGGTGAAAGTCTAGACTTGAAAGAACTATTACAGTCTCCGGCCGAAGGGCTCGGAAAAGGGAACTTTGGAAGCTGTTACAAGACGACGATGGATTCCGGCAG TTTGCTACCAATGGCAACCTCTTCAACCGTCTTCATGGTAAATGCATTACATACATATAATAATCTCCATTCTTCAACCAAATATATTAAACTGCATTACCTAACATTAACATCATACTATCAATATGATATAttaggaggaagaggaggaaacAGAAGAGCATTTCAATGGAACACAAGGTTAGAAGTGGCCAAAGGTGTTGCTAAAGCAATGGCATACTTACACAAGATGACTACTaccaatgataataataatcttaatgATACTAACTTCATCATTCCACATGGAAACTTGAAAGCTTCCAACGTTCTGCTTGACGACAATGACACTCCATTGCTCACTGACTATGCTCTTACTCCACTCTTCCCGCCACCTCTCGCCGCCAACTTCATGCTGGCTTATAAGTCACCGGAGCACCTTCGGTGGAGAAAAGTTTCCAACAAGTCTGATGTGTGGAGTTATGGTTGTCTTCTTGTGGAGCTTATCACCGGAAAGTTTCCGAAGTATTCCTCACCGGAGGGAGGGAATGGGGTGGACTTGGGGAACTGGATTCATAAAGCAGTTAGAGAAGAGTGGACTAATGAAGTGTTTGATATGGAGATTAGTGGGAAGAGGAAGGCTGATAAAGGGATGTATATGTTGTTGCAAATTGCTCTTCGGTGTTGTGAGAAGTCGCCGGAGAAAAGGCCGGAGAtggaggaggtggtggaggaGGTGGTGGCTATCAAGCCATGCATGGCtgaagaggatgaggatgaggatgaagtTGAAGCTGAGTCTACTAGTACTTCCAACTag